The Juglans microcarpa x Juglans regia isolate MS1-56 chromosome 8S, Jm3101_v1.0, whole genome shotgun sequence genome has a window encoding:
- the LOC121244955 gene encoding LOW QUALITY PROTEIN: sphingoid long-chain bases kinase 1 (The sequence of the model RefSeq protein was modified relative to this genomic sequence to represent the inferred CDS: inserted 1 base in 1 codon), producing the protein MQKSASLSRHSNSVNTPSSLRLITPPQSLRRLGLCSQIATGGQHSSPIVFPXKRNKAKASTRRSSEVSAGGTAPAAPADDPDKAKTFEHRIDIGGPAAAGGDEKSDLLGCAVFSGKLIWDKRKTSSENTTHAQQTSTTDITSQEAVDAKLTSRALVWSSHMLNLDDVVSVSYNVGLRHFTVHSYPLKKGSRCLSCLIKPQRSRKDFRFFAPTMEEAVGWVAGFADQQCFVNCLPHPLVSSKKQASSELLPPDTPPELLFKCKNPPKMLVILNPRSGRGRSSKVFHGIVEPIFKLAGFKLEVIKTTSAGHARKLASSVDINTCPDGIICVGGDGIINEVLNGLLTRDNQKEGISIPIGIIPAGSDNSLVWTVLGVRDPVSAAMAIVKGGLTATDVFAIEWIQRGVIHFGMTVSYFGFVSDVLELSEKYQKRFGPLRYFVAGFLKFLCLPKYNYEVEYLPASKEDREGNFTTEQEVVDISELYTDIMRRSSKDGIPRASSLSSIDSIMTPSRMSGGDLDTTCSSTHASTEPSEYVRGLDPKAKRLSSGRSNVTAETEVIHPQLPLSTTPNWPRTRSKSRADKGWTGLTATNDTSRCSWTNAATNDKEDISSTLSDPGPIWDSEPKWDSEPNWDVEKPIELPGPSDDVETGMRREVMPRCEDKWVVTKGQYLGILVCNHACRTVQNSQVVAPRSEHDDNTMDLLLVHGSGRLRLLRFFILLQLGRHLSLPYVEYVKVKSVKIKPGKHTHNGCGIDGELFPLNEQVISSLLPEQCRLIGRFRSHHV; encoded by the exons ATGCAGAAGAGTGCGAGTCTTTCCAGGCATAGCAATAGTGTTAATACGCCATCGTCTTTGAGACTGATTACTCCTCCTCAGTCTCTGAGGCGCTTGGGTTTGTGTTCCCAAATAGCCACGGGGGGCCAGCATTCCTCCCCCATTGTCTTCC AGAAACGTAACAAGGCCAAGGCTTCTACACGCCGTAGCAGCGAGGTCAGTGCCGGTGGCACTGCCCCAGCAGCTCCTGCTGATGACCCGGACAAAGCCAAGACCTTCGAGCACAGGATTGACATTGGAGGACCCGCAGCTGCAGGAGGAGATGAGAAGTCTGATTTGTTGGGATGTGCGGTCTTCTCCGGAAAGCTAATTTGGGATAAGAGGAAGACCTCTTCTGAGAATACTACTCATGCACAGCAAACCTCTACCACTGATATTACCAGCCAGGAAGCCGTCGATGCCAAGCTAACCAGCAGGGCTTTAGTTTGGAGTTCTCACATGCTGAATCTTGATGACGTCGTATCT GTTTCCTACAATGTTGGTCTCAGACATTTTACTGTGCATTCATATCCATTAAAGAAGGGTTCGCGTTGCCTCTCTTGTCTTATCAAACCACAAAGAAGTCGCAAGGATTTTCGCTTCTTTGCTCCTACCATGGAAGAAGCAGTTGGATGGGTTGCTGGGTTTGCAGATCAGCAGTGTTTTGTAAATTGTTTGCCTCACCCTTTGGTTTCTTCAAAGAAGCAGGCTTCTTCAGAATTACTTCCGCCCGATACTCCTCCCGAATTACTCTTCAAATGTAAGAATCCGCCAAAAATGCTTGTGATATTAAACCCACGCTCTGGACGTGGTCGTTCTAGTAAAGTTTTCCATGGCATCGTGGAACCAATATTTAAG CTTGCAGGGTTTAAATTGGAGGTCATAAAAACCACATCTGCCGGCCATGCTAGAAAACTTGCATCCAGTGTTGATATCAACACTTGTCCTGATG GTATCATATGTGTTGGAGGTGATGGTATAATTAATGAG GTTCTAAATGGTCTACTTACTAGGGACAACCAGAAAGAGGGAATTTCTATACCCATTGGAATTATACCTGCTGGTTCTGATAATTCATTAGTTTGGACTGTTCTTGGAGTCAGAGATCCTGTTTCTGCTGCAATGGCTATTGTGAAG GGAGGTCTTACAGCTACAGATGTTTTTGCCATTGAGTGGATTCAGAGAGGTGTTATTCACTTCGGGATGACAGTCTCATATTTTGGTTTTGTCAGTGATG TATTAGAACTTTCTGAGAAATATCAGAAGCGCTTTGGTCCTCTGCGATATTTTGTTGCTGGGTTTCTCAAGTTTTTATGCTTGCCAAAGTACAACTATGAAGTGGAATATCTTCCAGCATCCAAAGAGGATCGTGAGGGAAACTTCACAACCGAGCAGGAAGTAGTTGACATATCAGAACTGTACACAGACATTATGAGGAGATCAAGCAAAGATGGCATTCCCAGAGCCTCTAGTCTATCTAGCATTGACTCGATAATGACCCCTAGTCGAATGTCTGGCGGAGACTTGGATACTACATGTAGTAGCACTCATGCTAGCACTGAACCATCTGAGTATGTACGTGGCCTGGATCCAAAAGCAAAACGCCTGTCATCTGGGAGGAGCAACGTAACAGCAGAGACAGAAGTTATTCATCCTCAGCTACCCCTATCAACCACTCCAAACTGGCCGAGGACCAGGTCGAAGTCGAGGGCTGATAAAGGATGGACTGGATTGACTGCCACAAATGATACCTCTAGATGTTCTTGGACGAATGCTGCAACCAATGATAAGGAGGATATTTCGTCTACACTATCTGATCCAGGCCCAATATGGGACAGTGAACCAAAGTGGGATAGTGAGCCTAATTGGGATGTAGAAAAGCCAATTGAATTGCCGGGGCCATCTGACGATGTAGAAACAGGAATGAGGAGGGAAGTCATGCCTCGATGTGAAGATAAGTGGGTTGTCACAAAAGGACAATATCTTGGCATTCTGGTTTGCAACCATGCATGCAGAACTGTTCAGAATTCTCAGGTGGTGGCACCAAGATCTGAGCACGATGACAACACCATGGATTTGCTCTTGGTTCATGGAAGTGGGCGGTTGAGACTTTTG